TAAAACAAACGCATAGCCCCAAAAACCCCCATTCTTCAGCGATCCCAGCTAAGACCATGTCCGTATGCACTTCGCTCAAAAACCCAAGCTTGATTTGCCCAAGCCCAAGCCCTTGCCCCAACAACCCCCCATTATGCATGGCATTGCCTGCATGAAAGACTTGATAGGATTCGGGCAAGTCGCTTATTCTAAGAGCGTTCGCTAATTTATCCGGCAAGAGCGTGAAAAGCGAATTTTGCAAATTAGACCACCACAATTTTAGGCGCAAAATCCGATGAGTGCTTGTAACAATCGCTAAAACGCTAATCGCAAACGCCCCTGAAACAATCAAGCCAAACAAATGCGCGCTCCCCCCAGAAAAAACCAATAACACCGCTAAAACCGCCCCTAAAAGAACAATCTGCCCCAAATCGTTTTGCAAAACTCCCACCCCAATCGCTAATGCCACAAACACCACTGAATAAGGCACAAAAGTGATGAGTTCTTCTTTAACATTAGCTTTTTCTTTTGCCACAAAGGTGCGAGACAAACTCCACGCAAGAAAAAAGGTGAAACCAACCTTTAAAAACTCCAAAGGCGCTAGAGAGAAAAACCCCAAGCGGATCCAACGCTTCGCCCCCCCTGCACTGCTAGAAAGGCTTTCTGGCAAAAAAAACATGCCAATAATGAGTAATGGCGGGATAAAAAGAAGAAAAAACCCCAAACGGCTAAACCACTTGCCAGGATCAACCCTAGACAACCCCCACATGATAACAATCCCCATGATCGCACTCACAAGCTGCCGTATGAAAAAATGGAATTCCCCGTAATGATACAGCACCACTGTGGTGTAAGTTGAGAGCGAATAGCTCATCAATACCCCCAAAAAAATCAATAGCGAAGTGCAAAAAAACAGGTTTCTGTCTGTAGTCATTAGGATTTCCTTATTTTAGTTTTTTGAATAGGCGTTCTCTTAAGGTATTTTAGGGGTATTTTACACTATAATGGCTCTGAATTGGCTTAGCGCTCAAGCTTAAGCGTGCTTTGAAATGGATCGCATTCTTTAATGAGGAAGCGAGCCGATTATTGGAATGCTTTTTGCATGCTATAAATTTGCAAGGGTTTAAAAAAGGGGTTTTGATGGATTTTTCTAAAGCGTTTGGACTGGTTTATAAAGCGTTGGATTATAGAGCTTTAAGGCAAGATATGATCGCTTCCAATATCGCTAATGTGGATACCCCCTTTTACAGGTCAAAGGATTTGGATTTTGAAAGCGTTTTAGCGAAGAAAAAAGCAGAAATTTTTGAAAACCAATCCAGTAAAGTTTTGCCTTTAGCCCACACTAACCCTAGGCATTTAGACTTTGAAAATAGCACTAAAGATGGGGCAAGCC
This region of Helicobacter pylori genomic DNA includes:
- a CDS encoding FtsW/RodA/SpoVE family cell cycle protein — encoded protein: MTTDRNLFFCTSLLIFLGVLMSYSLSTYTTVVLYHYGEFHFFIRQLVSAIMGIVIMWGLSRVDPGKWFSRLGFFLLFIPPLLIIGMFFLPESLSSSAGGAKRWIRLGFFSLAPLEFLKVGFTFFLAWSLSRTFVAKEKANVKEELITFVPYSVVFVALAIGVGVLQNDLGQIVLLGAVLAVLLVFSGGSAHLFGLIVSGAFAISVLAIVTSTHRILRLKLWWSNLQNSLFTLLPDKLANALRISDLPESYQVFHAGNAMHNGGLLGQGLGLGQIKLGFLSEVHTDMVLAGIAEEWGFLGLCVCFILFSVLIVLIFRIANRLKEPKYSLFCVGVVLLISFSLVINAFGMGGILPVKGLAVPFLSYGGSSLLANCIAIGLVLSLARYAKG
- the flgB gene encoding flagellar basal body rod protein FlgB produces the protein MKWIAFFNEEASRLLECFLHAINLQGFKKGVLMDFSKAFGLVYKALDYRALRQDMIASNIANVDTPFYRSKDLDFESVLAKKKAEIFENQSSKVLPLAHTNPRHLDFENSTKDGASLFFRDGHLAKNDGNSVDLDIETSEMGKNSTMYLALSSALKKYRGVINYAIDSSKNL